A part of Caretta caretta isolate rCarCar2 chromosome 1, rCarCar1.hap1, whole genome shotgun sequence genomic DNA contains:
- the LOC125644940 gene encoding olfactory receptor 51G2-like produces the protein MYIMSAVNDTKLNSAMFLLTGVTGQEDIHLWISIPFCFIYVFSILGNSTILFIIKTDPSLHEPMYIFLSMLAVTDLGLLISTIPTILGMYLFNSREISLDACFAQLFFIHSFAIIESSILLLMAFDRFVAISNPLRYASILTLPRIFKMGLVCVLRGVAVSFPFPFLLKRFQYCRVNVLSHSYCLHQDVMKLACSDITVNYIYGLFLTASTVGFDLLPIFLSYVMILKTVLSVASHTECLRALNTCVSHLCAVLLFYTPDIGLALIHRLGKGSSPLLQIVLGYIYLLVPPLMNPIVYSVNSKHLRGRIIRVFVK, from the coding sequence ATGTACATTATGTCAGCTGTCAATGACACCAAACTCAACTCTGCAATGTTCCTTCTCACTGGCGTAACTGGGCAGGAAGACATCCATCTCTGGATCTCTATCCCCTTCTGCTTCATTTACGTTTTTTCAATATTGGGAAATTCAACcattctgttcattataaaaacagatccaagcctccatgagcccatgtacattttcctttctaTGTTGGCCGTCACAGATCTTGGCTTATTGATATCCACCATACCAACAATACTGGGTATGTACTTGTTTAACTCTAGGGAGATCAGCCTCGATGCCTGTTTtgcccagctgttcttcatccactcATTTGCAATCATTGAATCCTCCATACTCTTGTTGATGGCATTTGACCGCTTTGTAGCAATCTCTAACCCACTGAGATATGCTTCCATCTTAACCCTGCCGAGAATATTCAAGATGGGACTGGTATGCGTGCTAAGAGGGGTGGCCGTATCATTCCCATTCCCCTTCCTCCTGAAACGGTTCCAATATTGTCGAGTCAATGTCCTCTCCCATTCCTACTGCCTGCACCAGGATGTCATGAAGCTGGCTTGTTCGGATATCACAGTCAACTACATCTATGGCTTGTTTCTTACAGCCTCCACAGTGGGGTTTGATTTACTGCCCATCTTCCTCTCTTATGTGATGATCCTCAAAACGGTGCTGAGTGTTGCATCCCACACGGAGTGCCTCAGGGCCCTGAACACCTgcgtctcccacctctgtgccgtCCTGCTCTTCTACACACCGGATATCGGCTTGGCTTTGATACACAGATTGGGGAAGGGCTCTTCTCCCTTACTACAGATTGTCCTGGGCTACATCTACCTCCTCGTCCCGCCCCTGATGAACCCAATCGTGTACAGTGTGAATAGCAAACATCTTCGTGGGAGGATAATCAGAGTGTTCGTCAAGTGA